The nucleotide window aaattctactcagtggagagaatttgttatgtgaaattgacgacagttttctttgaagtggaaagaatctgttaaggtttagaggttttaccaaagaaatggggggataaaaattttcatatgttgaatttcttcggtaaatttctaaacgcaatcacaggtggtagagtttgtgattttctggtgatacaaacggttctgcgtggaatgttttgcacagacacatatttgaggattttaattaattctccagccagcgtgaagagttttgcatggaaacatataggtatctaaagtcgacagtagtttcaaagcgctgtttactgaagacctgggggaatctttatgaaagttgatagttcaaggctgaagacctgcaggattcggttttgggtttgatgtttctttgggattttacagggatctgggggtaactcaattcgttgagtttgcaaacgatgtacttggtcaagctgacttcctgagtactgatgctgaagatccgtagtgcattacgtggtcaacttcacaaaggcgagacaatgagatctggatgtagttcaactaagcgtgccgtttggttgagcttgcaagggatacacttggtctagctgactttcctgagtgttgatgctgaagattaaagtgcattacttggtcgattccacaaagacggtttacagaagacagttcaccagaaatctctatcaatgtagtatgcttgaagatcaagacttgatgcagtttttaaagaatggaacccttatcaaatgccggttggagtattggaagatcagcggaagatcggtcaactgagccttttgaggaaattgcacaacacccaacatggatacgcgtactttgagggggaaatattatacaaggagcatcaagatactacttacctggatcatcagtcaagggggaatttgttaacacagagaagatgaatacttgactgaagatcgattgcagttgcattttcagcattcgacagcaacggacaagggggaatttgttgatgcagattttgtgtccgatgcttgtcgaatagattagttattattttacgctgaatttgtaatagttagtgaaacggtctatcgaacgtgtatagacccgctcgtttgaagtggtcaaacgagagggttattcggttgaccgtgtgtgtttgcaagacaatgggtgtgactataaatagaaaacccttgtcatttgcaacacatgAGAGTcagaggaggtttgagacctcaccgggagagatcaccacttggtctctcaccggatgtatactcctttggtattagttcggttatcatataatcgggccgatttgtaatgttttactaccggattaaaacaaagttgtttgtttatcatctctaatctctcccgtcttgaacataatcatgataatcacggtttcggtcccgaaacacGGTCCTACAGTGGATATTACTAAGCCTAACACAAACAATTTTTCTCTAACAATATTAGTTATTATACAAATAAGATGGTATAATCATGTTAAGGATGTAGCCACTGATGAGGTTAACTACAAGAAAAAAACCCCTATAAACACGACACTTATAGAGAGGACATTGGTCATCTCTATAGACaacctatagagacgacatgttgtAACCTGAAAAAGGGCCCACAATGGCTGCACTATTGTaagtgtttggtttggtttgcatTGAGCTATTACACGAGTAAACAAATGACTCGTTTAGAAATAGTTCACCAACAAGTGCACCCATTGCAACATTAGGGTCAGGTTGGTCTGACTCAAGCCATTGCCAACCCTTGCACCGGGTGGTTACGTCAACGACTATGAAGACTCTTGTGTTGCACAAATTGTGAATACTTTCCACCATATCCAACCAAATAACTCATTTTCATTGGGTTGTTTCCCAACAAATAGTTGGCTTAATGCAACATTAAAAACACATCTCTACCGGATAAATACGACAAGTCAGCCAATCCAACCTGAACCATTTGTACTCGTGGTTATAATATAATACCCATTTGACCCGCTATATAATTTGTTACCCTAACTATTCGACGTGGCAATTTTTACTCATTTACTGGTCAATGAATCGATTTGGTTTATCATTGTTTCGTAACTGGTCAAAtgggtcaaaaaaaaaaaataggtttACTAAAAGGAAACATGTCAAATAGATTGATTTTGGACAGACCAACAATGAACTTTAAACTTTTTCCCAGTTTTAGTAACCGACTTTAAATTATGCGCAAATAGAAACTTATTTACACAGTTACAGTTTATTACCATGAATGCAACCGATCTTAAACAGGTTGTGAATGGGTTTGATCGGGTTTTAAATGGGTAGGGTTTGTAAACAGGTTGTGTGTTGGTCCAGGCCCCTCTTAATCAATCACTCAAACTCATGTACAGAAGCTTTAGAATGAGAACTTTGGATTTTGATTTGTGACCACACTTCATTCATGAAAGAGACTAGGCTATATATAGCCTACATGACACCACATTCAACGTACAAAAGACCTTTTCTTTCAACTAACCCCACTTTCTCCTAACTTGAAGCTACACTCCAACTTCGGCCTCCACTGAATTCTCGGTCAACACCTAGTACTTTTTCTACCATTTGTTTAATCACTAATTTAATTAAACTACTAACTTATAAAACTAAGTAATAGTAACCAAATGTCAAGATTAAAACCCAACAATTGTGAACGGGTTTGATCGAGTTTTAAATGGGTAGGTTTTGTAAACAGGTTTTAGTAACGGGCTAGTGGGTTGTAAATGGGTAGGTTTTGTAAACAGGTTGTGAACGGGTTTGATCGAGTTTTAAACAGGCATTTGAGCTCACGCCTCGGGTTTTCAAACATGGTACACGGCGTGAGCCAAGTGAACACAAACTTACTATTATTTTCGAGAGATATGTATTACACCTAGTGACGATAGAGAGGCATACTTGTGTTGATCTTGTAAAGTATTTTGTAAACAGCAAAATGTGTTTAGGGATACAAGATTCAAAATACTATTTAACATAATTGCAGTGTCAATAGAAACTTTATAAGAACGTGCATTAACAAAATGTAAACCTGAATTGCAGCATGCTAGTTCTGTAAGGGAATGAGGCTTTCAACATAACAATTGATTCGCTCCACAGTCAACGAATTTGGGCATAGAAATCGATGACCAAGAGTGAGTTGAACTGAGTTAAAACATTTAGTCTTCATGTTATAGATGGTCACATTCATcaaattctcatacaacaacttTGGGGTAAAGATAATCTCGTCCATATTAATAGAATCACACGGATAATGGCCATGAGACTTGCAGAGGGGGACCGTAATGGTTTCTCTGACCCAAACTTGATTTTCATAGGCTTGCAGCATCCAAATGTCCACTTCGTATAATCCCTCCATGAAATCAATACTAGCGACGCCTAATAAGCCATTGATTTTTATAAACCGTGCGTGAGGTATCATGACATACATAGTTTGGACCATTGCATCATGAGGAACGTTAACAATTGAAAACTCCTCTTTTCTCAAATCGAATGCCAAAATTTGGAGTGGACATTGAAGCATCATATGTATTGTGCTATTGACACAAACACTAGCTCCGGTGGCAGAGCACCAACGAATGTCACTCATACCAGGAGGAAGATCCACATTGATCTTTCTCCATGAGTAAGTTGCCATGGAAAAAATCATTACCTCTATTGTAGTAggtttaattttagttaatcCAAAATCAATGAACAAAACCTTGTGGTCATTACTTGATTCATCAAACCCAAACAAGTAAAACATATCATTCTTTTCATAACCGTAATTCCGGAAAGAAACCCGATGAGGGAGTTTGAAAAACTTATGAGTGCTGGGGTTAAAAACGTATGCGTAAATTTCACTAAAAGCAATATATCGGGTAGTAAAACATACCAGCCCGTTCAAATGTTCGGATAGGCTGACGAGATGAGGAGTGGTGAGTTTGATGAGATTAACCACTGATCCGCCGTCACGAGCGCCGGAGAAGAAGTAACGTGTGTTGGTGGATGCATCGAAAGCGGAGAAGAATAAGGCGGTAGTACGGTGGCCAGCGGCGGAGTAGAGTTTGGTGAATGATGAGTTGGAGATGAGGGAGAGCCATGGTTTACAGACGGATTTGAATCGAAGGATGGATTTGACGGGGAGTATAGAGAGGATCTCTTCGATTATTTCTTCAGGGATTGAGTGTTTGGCTTTCTGCGCCCACCGATGATCATCGGAATGTACGTCTTCTGCTTCTAGGGTTACCATCTTTTGTCCGAAAGAGAGAGAAAGACTTTGGGAGGGAAGGTAGGGTTGTTCAAATGCCACTagagatttttataaaataatgctagaatattgtttaaaattaaattaagaGTTAAATTTCATTTTAGTCCTTTtgttttggtcacttttgtcagtttagttcaaagATTTTTATTTATAGTTTGTGGGTTCAAAAAGTTTtcaacgttgccattttagtccaactGACTAACTCCATCTGTTTTTTAACGTTAACTCGAAGggcatttttgtctttttagCTATTTCAAGATAATAACTACCGCCATATTTCCAAGAAATTCCTGCGGCGACTCCCATTAATTCACCTATTGTTTGCTTTCATTTTCAATCAGACCACACAAATCAGAACTCAATTTGGGGTGGGCGGACAGGATTGATGCTTGAATCAAATCCGAACCAAAATTTATTAAGTTAGGGCTTTTGAGGTTTTGAACCTGAATATGCTTTTGAACCCAAAACaacattttttttaacataacCCACCCACTCCAAGAGTTCTTGAG belongs to Helianthus annuus cultivar XRQ/B chromosome 5, HanXRQr2.0-SUNRISE, whole genome shotgun sequence and includes:
- the LOC110941113 gene encoding F-box protein At1g30790 isoform X1, whose translation is MVTLEAEDVHSDDHRWAQKAKHSIPEEIIEEILSILPVKSILRFKSVCKPWLSLISNSSFTKLYSAAGHRTTALFFSAFDASTNTRYFFSGARDGGSVVNLIKLTTPHLVSLSEHLNGLVCFTTRYIAFSEIYAYVFNPSTHKFFKLPHRVSFRNYGYEKNDMFYLFGFDESSNDHKVLFIDFGLTKIKPTTIEVMIFSMATYSWRKINVDLPPGMSDIRWCSATGASVCVNSTIHMMLQCPLQILAFDLRKEEFSIVNVPHDAMVQTMYVMIPHARFIKINGLLGVASIDFMEGLYEVDIWMLQAYENQVWVRETITVPLCKSHGHYPCDSINMDEIIFTPKLLYENLMNVTIYNMKTKCFNSVQLTLGHRFLCPNSLTVERINCYVESLIPLQN
- the LOC110941113 gene encoding uncharacterized protein LOC110941113 isoform X2 codes for the protein MVTLEAEDVHSDDHRWAQKAKHSIPEEIIEEILSILPVKSILRFKSVCKPWLSLISNSSFTKLYSAAGHRTTALFFSAFDASTNTRYFFSGARDGGSVVNLIKLTTPHLVSLSEHLNGLASLVLISWRDYTKWTFGCCKPMKIKFGSEKPLRSPSASLMAIIRVILLIWTRLSLPQSCCMRI